One genomic region from Cinclus cinclus chromosome 22, bCinCin1.1, whole genome shotgun sequence encodes:
- the SMYD4 gene encoding SET and MYND domain-containing protein 4 → MALPVAEWQGRTARLWAALDPALRERLAAASLHDAVLLGCDLLRTEQEEEVALVQLCLQAPTDKKPEAASWYREQGNQEFKRGQYQAALRLYSKAASHELPGSPEVSVCFANRSAALLHLGHFEVCLEDIARAERHGYPDRLLPKVLLRKAECLLCLERLQDAQDILGVLESKIALDGVMTTHLTRLKKLSQLKVKLGEKKRCPEPAQEGRGGIQGEPEIWEENNSISGASSSLSLSFDAERGRHLVASQDIVPGQSLVKEEAFVSVLCPGESLPLQDGDTAWDTRASNADLYCHHCLRQLLASVPCQGCSYAKYCSQDCADMAWQQYHRTECSLGALLLTLGVFCHVALRTVLLAGFAEVSRLVAWSHRGDKNFQNPEARCKPLSEAPAAEAGSRGIPGCDSNGRYQSSYQALFHLLPHTEQHSPEHKFLCTLSVVAICKQLQAAGLETAVLNQESPHQWSKPKMCEKTSDDLSPALKTVAEAMLRHMLQLQCNAQAITVMQELGPGDGAVVDKKPVRLATAFFPVLSLLNHSCCPNTSMSFSGTAAIVRASQPISSGQEVLHCYGPHWCRMRVAERQQLLSQYFFECRCQACLEELESGVRSVVSIRNSFCCPKCQAQMQGEEDTLCCSNEACATSASRDHLSGRLQDLQQQIKKALDLLRVGEADQAIKMLLRCQMDAGTFLSPEHLLMGEMEDHLAQVYATLGKWQKAARHLKKSIEIVEMHHGPSSVETGQELFKLAQILFNGFAVSEALSTIQRAEGILSVHFGPQSAQIQELQEMKACLSQLPRNILQRT, encoded by the exons ATGGCGCTGCCGGTGGCGGAGTGGCAAGGCCGCACCGCCCGACTCTGGGCCGCGCTGGACCCGGCGCTGCGGGAGCGGCTGGCAGCGGCTTCGCTTCACGACGCGGTGCTGCTGGGTTGTGACCTGCTCCG GactgagcaggaggaggaggtagCCCTGGTGCAGTTGTGTCTCCAGGCACCCACGGACAAGAAGCCGGAGGCTGCGAGCTGGTACCGGGAGCAGGGAAACCAAGAATTCAAGCGGGGCCAGTACCAGGCTGCCCTGAGGCTCTACTCTAAG GCAGCATCCCACGAGCTCCCTGGGAGCCCTGAGGTGTCCGTGTGCTTTGCCAACCGCTCGGCCGCTCTCCTCCACCTGGGGCACTTTGAG GTTTGTTTGGAAGATATTGCCAGGGCTGAAAGGCATGGCTATCCAGACAGGCTGCTGCCCAAGGTCCTGCTGCGGAAAGCTGAGTGTCTGCTGTGCCTGGAGAGGTTGCAGGATGCACAGGATATCCTTGGAGTGCTGGAGAGTAAAATTGCTCTGGATGGGGTCATGACTACACACCTGACACGGCTAAAAAAGTTAAGTCAGCTGAAGGTTAAATTAGGTGAGAAAAAGAGGTGTCCAGAGCCTGCACAGGAAGGACGTGGTGGCATTCAAGGGGAACCAGAGATCTGGGAAGAGAACAACAGCATTTCAGGTGCATCTTCATCTCTGAGCTTGAGTTTTGATGCAGAGAGAGGACGTCACTTGGTGGCCTCCCAGGACATcgtgccaggacagagcctggTGAAAGAGGAGGCCTTTGTGAgtgtgctgtgccctggggaGAGCCTTCCTCTGCAGGATGGTGACACAGCATGGGACACTCGAGCCAGCAACGCAGATCTTTACTGCCACCACTGTCTGAGGCAGCTTCTGGCCTCGGTGCCTTGTCAGGGCTGCAGTTATGCCAAGTACTGCAGCCAGGACTGTGCAGACATGGCATGGCAGCAGTACCACAGGACAGAGtgttccctgggagcactgCTCCTCACGCTGGGTGTCTTCTGCCACGTGGCCTTGAGGACTGTCCTGCTGGCAGGATTTGCAGAGGTTAGCAGGCTGGTGGCCTGGTCCCACCGTGGGGACAAGAACTTTCAGAACCCTGAGGCAAGATGCAAACCCCTCAGTGAGGCACCAGCTGCAGAAGCTGGTAGCAGAGGTATCCCTGGGTGTGACAGCAATGGTCGGTACCAGAGTTCTTACCAAGCTCTGTTCCACCTTTTGCCCCAcactgagcagcacagccctgagcacaaGTTCCTCTGCACGCTCAGTGTGGTAGCTATATGCAAACAGCTGCAAGCAGCTGGCCTGGAGACTGCTGTGTTgaatcaggaatcacctcatCAGTGGTCCAAAccaaaaatgtgtgaaaaaacCTCAGATGACTTGTCCCCAGCGCTGAAGACTGTGGCAGAAGCAATGCTGAGACACATGTTGCAGCTGCAGTGTAATGCACAAGCAATCACTGTAATGCAGGAGCTGG GGCCTGGAGATGGGGCTGTTGTAGATAAGAAGCCTGTGAGGCTTGCAACAGCCTTCTTCCCTGTCCTCAGCCTCCTGAACCACTCCTGCTGCCCCAATACCAGCATGTCATTCAGTGGGACAGCTGCCATTGTCAGGGCATCACAGCCAATCTCAAGTGGCCAAGAGGTTTTACATTGCTATG GGCCTCACTGGTGTAGGATGAGGGTTGCTGAGAGACAGCAGCTTCTCAGTCAGTATTTCTTCGAGTGTCGCTGCCAGGCGTGCCTTGAGGAGTTAGAGTCCGGTGTCAGGAGTGTGGTGTCCATCAGAAATTCATTCTGCTGTCCCAAATGCCAGGCCCAAATGCAG GGGGAAGAAGACACACTTTGCTGTTCAAATGAAGCTTGTGCAACCTCAGCCAGCAGAGATCACCTGTCTGGCCGTTTACAGGACCTTCAGCAACAAATCAAGAAAGCTTTAGACTTGCTCAGAGTTGGGGAGGCTG atcAGGCTATCAAAATGCTCCTGAGGTGTCAGATGGATGCTGGAACCTTCTTGTCTCCAGAGCATTTGTTGATGGGAGAGATGGAGGATCATCTGGCACAGGTCTATGCTACTCTTG gGAAGTGGCAGAAAGCAGCCAGACACCTGAAGAAGAGTATTGAGATTGTAGAAATGCACCATGGGCCATCAAGTGTAGAAACAGGCCAAGAACTTTTCAAGCTGGCACAAATCCTCTTCAATGG ATTTGCAGTTTCTGAAGCTCTGAGCACAATTCAAAGAGCAGAGGGGATTTTGTCAGTGCACTTTGGTCCTCAGAGTGCTCAGATCCAGGAACTACAAGAGATGAAGGCCTGCCTGTCACAGCTTCCCAGAAACATCCTTCAGAGGACTTAA
- the SERPINF1 gene encoding pigment epithelium-derived factor: MQIAVVLLFLGLLTVPTRTQNSATEQNSATADGATGEEEEDPFYKSPVNKLAAAVSNFGYDLYRQQSSRTATANVLLSPFSLATALSGLSLGAGERTENVISRALFYDLLNKAEVHDTYKDLLSSVTGPEKSMKSASRIILEKRLRARPGFHSQLEKSYKMRLRALSGNTQLDLQEINNWVRQQTKGRIMRFMKDMPTDVSILLAGAAFFKGTWKTKFDTKKTALKDFHLDEDRTVKVSMMSEPKAILRYGFDSELNCKIAQLPLTEGISAMFFLPTKVTQNMTLIEESLTSEFVHDVDKELKTVHAVLSLPKLKLNHEEALDSTLKETRLQSLFTSPDFSKISAKPLRLSHVQHKAMLELSEDGERSTPNPGANAARLTFPIEYHVDRPFLLVLRDDTTGTLLFIGKILDPRAV, translated from the exons ATGCAGATTGCAGTGGTTCTCCTTTTCCTGGGTCTCTTAACTGTCCCAACCAGAACCCAGAACTCAGCTACTGAGCAG AACTCTGCCACAGCTGATGGAGCCActggtgaggaagaggaagatccATTCTACAAGAGCCCTGTGAACAAGCTGGCAGCTGCAGTCTCCAACTTTGGCTATGACCTGTACCGCCAGCAGTCCAGCCGGACAGCCACGGCCAACGTGCTGCTGTCTCCCTTCAGCCTGGCTACTGCACTTTCTGGTCTCTCACTTG GGGCTGGAGAACGAACTGAAAATGTGATTTCTCGTGCCCTCTTCTACGATCTGCTCAACAAGGCTGAGGTGCACGACACCTACAAGGACCTCCTGAGCAGTGTGACTGGGCCAGAGAAGAGCATGAAAAGTGCCTCCCGGatcatcctggagaaaa GACTCAGGGCAAGGCCTGGATTTCACAGCCAGCTCGAGAAGTCCTACAAGATGAGACTGAGGGCACTGAGTGGCAACACCCAGCTGGACCTCCAAGAAATCAACAACTGGGTCCGACAGCAGACAAAGGGAAGGATTATGAGGTTCATGAAGGACATGCCCACAGATGTCAGCATTCTCCTTGCTGGGGCTGCCTTCTTCAAGG GGACGTGGAAAACCAAGTTTGACACCAAGAAGACTGCCCTGAAGGACTTCCACCTGGATGAGGACAGAACTGTGAAGGTGTCCATGATGTCAGAACCCAAAGCCATCCTGAGATATGGTTTTGACTCAGAACTCAACTGCAAG ATTGCCCAGCTGCCCCTGACAGAGGGAATCAGTGCCATGTTCTTCCTGCCCACAAAGGTGACCCAGAACATGACTCTGATTGAGGAAAGCCTCACTTCTGAGTTTGTCCACGATGTGGACAAGGAGCTGAAGACAGTCCATGCTGTGCTAAGCCTGCCAAAACTAAAGCTGAACCACGAAGAGGCACTTGACAGCACACTAAAGGAGACAA gGCTCCAATCACTTTTCACATCACCTGATTTCTCCAAGATTTCTGCCAAACCTCTGAGATTATCTCATGTGCAACACAAGGCAATGCTGGAGCTTAGTGAGGATGGGGAAAGATCCACACCAAACCCTGGGGCCAATGCTGCTCGTCTGACCTTCCCCATAGAATACCATGTGGACAGACCTTTCCTTCTTGTGCTGAGGGATGATACCACTGGAACCCTCCTCTTCATTGGCAAGATCCTGGATCCCAGGGCTGTTTAG
- the SERPINF2 gene encoding alpha-2-antiplasmin isoform X3 gives MNNLRKMGFLWGLLCLAALHRLPKLAEATDQQRLFLDKDGNLRDVKSAGIVQSDVLGTIPTLPKGKLVEFTYDSFQENNGPMSASTTTLPDMSDDWNSEGEAVAEAGGCRGKKSPGENASSEEEGEVGDKSCKMTWKKSQRLADGLMRFSIDLLRKVQLESNKTNVILSPLSIALALSHLALGAANQTEKHLLEVMHLESMPCLHHMLGTLRRRLTESTLSLGSRLYLQKGFWRNKFNPSFTGPGIFHLDNEFVVPVEMMKAEEYPLSWFTLESQHIQVAKFPFKSNVSFVVIVPDQIPWNSSHVLENFPYKQLCRLFPREVPTTVKIPKIKLDYKLELNQVLSQMGLQELFTSPNLQKITEEPLFVSSVQHQATLELKEDGVEASAATSVMLSRSFHAFSIDRPFVFIIFEDETEIPLFIGSVQNPSPDAAPQSREPLDSHEAKDAKEHRVPK, from the exons ATGAACAACCTCAG GAAAATGGGATTCctctgggggctgctctgcctggctgctctaCACAGACTCCCAAAG CTGGCAGAGGCCACTGACCAGCAGCGTCTCTTCCTGGACAAAGATGGGAACCTGAGG GATGTGAAAAGTGCTGGAATTGTACAGTCGGATGTGCTGGGAACCATCCCAACCCTGCCAAAGGGAAAGCTGGTAGAATTTACTTATGACAGCTTCCAGGAGAACAATGGACCCATGTCAGCATCCACCACCACTCTGCCAGACATGAGTGATGATTGGAACTCAGAAGGTGAAGCTGTGGCTGAGGCTGGGGGTTGTCGTGGGAAGAAATCACCTGGGGAAAATGCTTCttcagaagaggaaggagaggttGGAGATAAAAGCTGTAAGATGACTTGGAAGAAGAGCCAGAGGCTGGCAGATGGCTTGATGAGATTCAGCATTGATCTCCTGAGAAAGGTGCAGCTGGAGTCCAACAAAACCAACGTGATCCTGTCCCCTCTCAGCATCGCCCTCGCCTTGTCTCACCTGGCACTGG GAGCAGCAAATCAGACAGAGAAGCATTTGCTGGAGGTGATGCACCTGGAGTCCATGCCCTGCCTCCACCACATGCTGGGCACCCTTCGCAGGAGGCTCACAGAGTCCACCCTCAGCCTTGGGTCACGTTTGTACCTGCAGAAAG GGTTTTGGAGGAATAAGTTTAATCCAAGCTTCACTGGGCCAGGTATATTCCACCTTGACAATGAGTTTGTGGTCCCAGTTGAGATGATGAAAGCTGAAGAGTACCCCCTGAGCTGGTTTACACTGGAGTCCCAGCATATTCAG GTGGCCAAGTTTCCCTTTAAGAGTAATGTGAGTTTTGTGGTCATCGTACCAGACCAGATCCCCTGGAACAGCTCTCACGTGCTGGAGAACTTCCCTTACAAACAACTCTGCAGGCTTTTCCCCAGAGAGGTGCCCACCACAGTGAAGATCCCCAAAATAAAGTTGGACTACAAGCTGGAACTCAACCAGGTTCTCAGCCAAATGG GCCTCCAGGAGCTGTTCACGAGCCCAAATCTCCAGAAGATCACAGAGGAGCCTCTCTTTGTGTCCAGTGTACAGCACCAGGCCACGCTGGAGCTTAAAGAAGATGGCGTGGAAGCCTCTGCTGCCACCAGTGTCATGCTGTCACGCTCATTCCATGCCTTCAGCATTGACAGACCCTTTGTCTTCATCATCTTTGAGGATGAAACAGAGATCCCACTTTTTATTGGCAGTGTCCAGAACCCCAGCCCAGATGCTGCTCCCCAGAGCCGAGAACCATTGGATTCACACGAAGCCAAGGACGCCAAAGAGCACCGTGTGCCCAAATAA
- the SERPINF2 gene encoding alpha-2-antiplasmin isoform X1 — MNNLRKMGFLWGLLCLAALHRLPKLAEATDQQRLFLDKDGNLRDVKSAGIVQSDVLGTIPTLPKGKLVEFTYDSFQENNGPMSASTTTLPDMSDDWNSEGEAVAEAGGCRGKKSPGENASSEEEGEVGDKSCKMTWKKSQRLADGLMRFSIDLLRKVQLESNKTNVILSPLSIALALSHLALGAANQTEKHLLEVMHLESMPCLHHMLGTLRRRLTESTLSLGSRLYLQKGFEVKEKFLEESEKFYGAKPMTLSGISQDDLVAINNWVKEATHGQIPSFLQQLPEDTVMLLLNAIYFHGFWRNKFNPSFTGPGIFHLDNEFVVPVEMMKAEEYPLSWFTLESQHIQVAKFPFKSNVSFVVIVPDQIPWNSSHVLENFPYKQLCRLFPREVPTTVKIPKIKLDYKLELNQVLSQMGLQELFTSPNLQKITEEPLFVSSVQHQATLELKEDGVEASAATSVMLSRSFHAFSIDRPFVFIIFEDETEIPLFIGSVQNPSPDAAPQSREPLDSHEAKDAKEHRVPK; from the exons ATGAACAACCTCAG GAAAATGGGATTCctctgggggctgctctgcctggctgctctaCACAGACTCCCAAAG CTGGCAGAGGCCACTGACCAGCAGCGTCTCTTCCTGGACAAAGATGGGAACCTGAGG GATGTGAAAAGTGCTGGAATTGTACAGTCGGATGTGCTGGGAACCATCCCAACCCTGCCAAAGGGAAAGCTGGTAGAATTTACTTATGACAGCTTCCAGGAGAACAATGGACCCATGTCAGCATCCACCACCACTCTGCCAGACATGAGTGATGATTGGAACTCAGAAGGTGAAGCTGTGGCTGAGGCTGGGGGTTGTCGTGGGAAGAAATCACCTGGGGAAAATGCTTCttcagaagaggaaggagaggttGGAGATAAAAGCTGTAAGATGACTTGGAAGAAGAGCCAGAGGCTGGCAGATGGCTTGATGAGATTCAGCATTGATCTCCTGAGAAAGGTGCAGCTGGAGTCCAACAAAACCAACGTGATCCTGTCCCCTCTCAGCATCGCCCTCGCCTTGTCTCACCTGGCACTGG GAGCAGCAAATCAGACAGAGAAGCATTTGCTGGAGGTGATGCACCTGGAGTCCATGCCCTGCCTCCACCACATGCTGGGCACCCTTCGCAGGAGGCTCACAGAGTCCACCCTCAGCCTTGGGTCACGTTTGTACCTGCAGAAAG GGTTTGAGGTGAAAGAGAAATTCCTGGAGGAATCAGAGAAATTCTATGGAGCAAAGCCCATGACTCTTTCTGGGATCAGTCAGGATGACCTCGTGGCCATAAACAACTGGGTAAAGGAAGCCACTCATGGGCAAatcccctccttcctccagcagctccctgaagACACAGTGATGCTCCTGCTCAATGCCATCTATTTCCACG GGTTTTGGAGGAATAAGTTTAATCCAAGCTTCACTGGGCCAGGTATATTCCACCTTGACAATGAGTTTGTGGTCCCAGTTGAGATGATGAAAGCTGAAGAGTACCCCCTGAGCTGGTTTACACTGGAGTCCCAGCATATTCAG GTGGCCAAGTTTCCCTTTAAGAGTAATGTGAGTTTTGTGGTCATCGTACCAGACCAGATCCCCTGGAACAGCTCTCACGTGCTGGAGAACTTCCCTTACAAACAACTCTGCAGGCTTTTCCCCAGAGAGGTGCCCACCACAGTGAAGATCCCCAAAATAAAGTTGGACTACAAGCTGGAACTCAACCAGGTTCTCAGCCAAATGG GCCTCCAGGAGCTGTTCACGAGCCCAAATCTCCAGAAGATCACAGAGGAGCCTCTCTTTGTGTCCAGTGTACAGCACCAGGCCACGCTGGAGCTTAAAGAAGATGGCGTGGAAGCCTCTGCTGCCACCAGTGTCATGCTGTCACGCTCATTCCATGCCTTCAGCATTGACAGACCCTTTGTCTTCATCATCTTTGAGGATGAAACAGAGATCCCACTTTTTATTGGCAGTGTCCAGAACCCCAGCCCAGATGCTGCTCCCCAGAGCCGAGAACCATTGGATTCACACGAAGCCAAGGACGCCAAAGAGCACCGTGTGCCCAAATAA
- the SERPINF2 gene encoding alpha-2-antiplasmin isoform X2, protein MGFLWGLLCLAALHRLPKLAEATDQQRLFLDKDGNLRDVKSAGIVQSDVLGTIPTLPKGKLVEFTYDSFQENNGPMSASTTTLPDMSDDWNSEGEAVAEAGGCRGKKSPGENASSEEEGEVGDKSCKMTWKKSQRLADGLMRFSIDLLRKVQLESNKTNVILSPLSIALALSHLALGAANQTEKHLLEVMHLESMPCLHHMLGTLRRRLTESTLSLGSRLYLQKGFEVKEKFLEESEKFYGAKPMTLSGISQDDLVAINNWVKEATHGQIPSFLQQLPEDTVMLLLNAIYFHGFWRNKFNPSFTGPGIFHLDNEFVVPVEMMKAEEYPLSWFTLESQHIQVAKFPFKSNVSFVVIVPDQIPWNSSHVLENFPYKQLCRLFPREVPTTVKIPKIKLDYKLELNQVLSQMGLQELFTSPNLQKITEEPLFVSSVQHQATLELKEDGVEASAATSVMLSRSFHAFSIDRPFVFIIFEDETEIPLFIGSVQNPSPDAAPQSREPLDSHEAKDAKEHRVPK, encoded by the exons ATGGGATTCctctgggggctgctctgcctggctgctctaCACAGACTCCCAAAG CTGGCAGAGGCCACTGACCAGCAGCGTCTCTTCCTGGACAAAGATGGGAACCTGAGG GATGTGAAAAGTGCTGGAATTGTACAGTCGGATGTGCTGGGAACCATCCCAACCCTGCCAAAGGGAAAGCTGGTAGAATTTACTTATGACAGCTTCCAGGAGAACAATGGACCCATGTCAGCATCCACCACCACTCTGCCAGACATGAGTGATGATTGGAACTCAGAAGGTGAAGCTGTGGCTGAGGCTGGGGGTTGTCGTGGGAAGAAATCACCTGGGGAAAATGCTTCttcagaagaggaaggagaggttGGAGATAAAAGCTGTAAGATGACTTGGAAGAAGAGCCAGAGGCTGGCAGATGGCTTGATGAGATTCAGCATTGATCTCCTGAGAAAGGTGCAGCTGGAGTCCAACAAAACCAACGTGATCCTGTCCCCTCTCAGCATCGCCCTCGCCTTGTCTCACCTGGCACTGG GAGCAGCAAATCAGACAGAGAAGCATTTGCTGGAGGTGATGCACCTGGAGTCCATGCCCTGCCTCCACCACATGCTGGGCACCCTTCGCAGGAGGCTCACAGAGTCCACCCTCAGCCTTGGGTCACGTTTGTACCTGCAGAAAG GGTTTGAGGTGAAAGAGAAATTCCTGGAGGAATCAGAGAAATTCTATGGAGCAAAGCCCATGACTCTTTCTGGGATCAGTCAGGATGACCTCGTGGCCATAAACAACTGGGTAAAGGAAGCCACTCATGGGCAAatcccctccttcctccagcagctccctgaagACACAGTGATGCTCCTGCTCAATGCCATCTATTTCCACG GGTTTTGGAGGAATAAGTTTAATCCAAGCTTCACTGGGCCAGGTATATTCCACCTTGACAATGAGTTTGTGGTCCCAGTTGAGATGATGAAAGCTGAAGAGTACCCCCTGAGCTGGTTTACACTGGAGTCCCAGCATATTCAG GTGGCCAAGTTTCCCTTTAAGAGTAATGTGAGTTTTGTGGTCATCGTACCAGACCAGATCCCCTGGAACAGCTCTCACGTGCTGGAGAACTTCCCTTACAAACAACTCTGCAGGCTTTTCCCCAGAGAGGTGCCCACCACAGTGAAGATCCCCAAAATAAAGTTGGACTACAAGCTGGAACTCAACCAGGTTCTCAGCCAAATGG GCCTCCAGGAGCTGTTCACGAGCCCAAATCTCCAGAAGATCACAGAGGAGCCTCTCTTTGTGTCCAGTGTACAGCACCAGGCCACGCTGGAGCTTAAAGAAGATGGCGTGGAAGCCTCTGCTGCCACCAGTGTCATGCTGTCACGCTCATTCCATGCCTTCAGCATTGACAGACCCTTTGTCTTCATCATCTTTGAGGATGAAACAGAGATCCCACTTTTTATTGGCAGTGTCCAGAACCCCAGCCCAGATGCTGCTCCCCAGAGCCGAGAACCATTGGATTCACACGAAGCCAAGGACGCCAAAGAGCACCGTGTGCCCAAATAA